The following DNA comes from Candidatus Methanomethylicota archaeon.
GGGACATATCTTGGTATAATCACTGTGGAGAGAAGGAAGAGGTGACAGAGGGTTACTGGATGAGAGCAATGAAAACCATTAGTGGAGTTCATGGGGGAAAGCTTTTGCGCTAAAACTCATTTAACTACTTTTATATTAGCATATCGTTTGATAGTGGCTCAGCGAAGTCACTTATTAAAAGCAGTTGAAGAAAAGTTTTTGTATTAGATGATTTCATGTAAAATATATCACAATATGGATTGATTAGGGGATTATAGTGGATTATTTGATTCTTACCCTGTTGTCCTTGGGGCTATCTTTGGATGATTTTGGTCTTGCCTTTGCTTTAAGCCTATTAATGCCAGGTGGAACTTTTGGGAGGTTGATGGTTAATGCATGTAAAATGGCTGTTGCATTCTCCATATCATCAGCTTTACTGCCTTTGCTGGGTTGGCTTGTGGGATTGGCAATATATGGGTGGGTTGCATCCTTCAGTGCCTGGCTGATTTTAATTGTCTTTGTAGGTGTTGGAGTATGGATAATTAGAGAAGCCTTCGAAGATGAGCAGCCGGAATTGAGTATGGAGAAAGCTTCATCCTTTCTAGCATTGTCTGCCATTGGTGTTTTGGGGAGTATTGATGAAGGGGCTGTTGGAGTCAGCTACCCATTTTTAGGAATCCCCATTTTATGGATAATAGTTGCAGTAATTTTGGCAAACACCATTCTAATATTGTTCGCAACACTCCTAAGTAGCTGGATAAGGAGTTTGAGTAGAAAACTTCCATCAATCCTTTCAGGCATAATCCTAATAGTTCTGGGAGTCTGGAAGTTTTTGGAGTTAGCTTTTGGGATTTGAAGATAGAAGCTGTAAAACCTTCTCCCTATCCTTTAATAGGGATTCATATTTGTCCTTTAGGTAGCGATACTCAACCCAAGCAAGGTCTATTTCCGGGTTATCTATCCCTCTTTTAAAGAAATTCTCAAGTTCCTTCCATGATTTCAAGCCAAAATTTTCGGCAATCGCCATTAACCTAACCTCTGTTTTTGCCAATTCAAGGTCAATGCTCTTAATAAGCTCCTCTAACCCTCTCCGAACTAAGTCAATTTCCATGTTCCTCAATCCCCCTATATTAAGATTCCAAATAAAAAGTTTTGTTCAGATTTGTTATCAATTTCACAACATCTTCAAGTGTGAGAGGAGAGAGCATTCTCCTTTAACTTGATCATCATGCACTTAAGAATATGGGAAGAGAAGAACGATGTTCAAAAGTTCACATATACTTGTGAAAAATTGGTGGAAGTTTATATATGGATGGATGCTACTTGTCTATACTTAGCCAATCCTTCCCCTTTCCCGTTAGGAAGATTCTTCTTTCTTCTTCTGTTGTGGGTCTAATTGTTAGTTCGCAGTATGGTTGTCCATCTGGGATGGTTTTTATGTGTATTTGTTTGTAGTTTGGGTTGTAGCCCATGTATTTTGATACGTCCATGTAGCAGTAGAGGCGTCCCAACCTTTCTTCACCATACTCCTGCCATACCTTTGCAAGTATACATCCATATGTTCTCACCCTCTGCTCATTATCAACCTTCACCGTTTCGATTTTGTCGTGCATGCCGAATGGGGGTAGCCTATAGCTTTCTCCAGCATTAAAGTTTTCTGGGGTTGGCTCCAAACCTAGGCTCATCACTTCCCTTCTAGTCTTTTCACCTATCCTAGCACCATAATCCTTTATGGCTTTAGCAATGACCTCTAAACCCCTCTCTTCCCCAAGTTCTTCAATTATTGCTTTAGCATATGATAGGTGTAGTAATGCCACTCTTCTGCTAACGCTTGCAATTGCCCTTTTCGCTTCATCTAGGGGGATCATTCCCCTATGACTCATATCAATCCCTCCATACCCCTTTATCTTTGCATTGCTTTTATCCTTTTGCGCAGACGAGATTTCTAATAACTCTTTTAGGGAAGGTGGTGCATTTGAAATCTATGTTATCCTCGGTTGTAGTGGATTTGTCAAGTTGCGATTATCTGGTTTACATTTAGGTTTAAGACTATTTCTGCTATGTCGCTTGCATATTCCGCTATCCTACGTATGCTTTCAGTTATCATTCTTATG
Coding sequences within:
- a CDS encoding manganese efflux pump MntP family protein, whose product is MDDFGLAFALSLLMPGGTFGRLMVNACKMAVAFSISSALLPLLGWLVGLAIYGWVASFSAWLILIVFVGVGVWIIREAFEDEQPELSMEKASSFLALSAIGVLGSIDEGAVGVSYPFLGIPILWIIVAVILANTILILFATLLSSWIRSLSRKLPSILSGIILIVLGVWKFLELAFGI
- a CDS encoding L-2-amino-thiazoline-4-carboxylic acid hydrolase, translating into MSHRGMIPLDEAKRAIASVSRRVALLHLSYAKAIIEELGEERGLEVIAKAIKDYGARIGEKTRREVMSLGLEPTPENFNAGESYRLPPFGMHDKIETVKVDNEQRVRTYGCILAKVWQEYGEERLGRLYCYMDVSKYMGYNPNYKQIHIKTIPDGQPYCELTIRPTTEEERRIFLTGKGKDWLSIDK